The following are from one region of the Thermoproteus uzoniensis 768-20 genome:
- a CDS encoding acyl-CoA thioesterase has translation MPFEAKFHIYWSQTDAAGIVHFSEFFSLVEHAEEELYRSKGVLEAHGRMPRVEAYAVFKSPLRRGDVARVVLRPLELKEKAVKYGFEIYNETTGLLSAAGHIVAVCVENDGGKLRSTRCPPELIEAWRSVE, from the coding sequence ATGCCTTTCGAGGCCAAGTTCCACATCTACTGGTCCCAAACCGACGCGGCCGGGATCGTCCATTTTTCCGAGTTCTTCTCTCTGGTGGAGCACGCCGAGGAGGAGCTCTACAGATCTAAGGGAGTTCTGGAGGCGCACGGGCGTATGCCCAGAGTCGAGGCGTACGCCGTTTTCAAGTCGCCGCTTAGGCGCGGCGACGTCGCGCGCGTGGTGTTGAGGCCCCTGGAGCTCAAAGAGAAGGCCGTCAAGTACGGGTTCGAGATATACAACGAGACGACCGGTCTGCTGTCGGCCGCCGGCCATATAGTGGCCGTCTGCGTCGAGAACGACGGAGGCAAGCTGAGATCCACTAGATGTCCGCCGGAGCTGATAGAGGCGTGGCGAAGCGTTGAGTAG
- a CDS encoding DUF3311 domain-containing protein has protein sequence MAANSRTIIKIVLLIVVPWVFLIFSAPLYNRKDPELFGWPFLWWYLFLWVFIQPALTYIVYKFIDRGGEV, from the coding sequence ATGGCGGCTAACAGTAGGACCATAATAAAAATAGTTCTACTTATAGTAGTCCCGTGGGTTTTCTTGATATTCTCAGCGCCACTATATAACAGGAAAGACCCAGAGCTGTTCGGCTGGCCGTTCCTTTGGTGGTATCTCTTCCTATGGGTATTTATACAGCCGGCGCTTACCTATATAGTATACAAGTTTATAGATAGAGGTGGAGAGGTATGA
- a CDS encoding PaREP1 family protein — MEGYLDFKSKPREYVEARIEEARAEARLAEEMLRRELYQNAANKAFMALKALVSALVVSRLDALAKDGKRREWYERVGYAAPTTGLVKIAKDLEALGIKGIEPAVKTALMLHRFAYNGFDPNFVDYSDVDEVVSDIRQVLDFVERAVQQIAGPDGGGR, encoded by the coding sequence GTGGAGGGCTACCTCGACTTTAAAAGCAAGCCTAGGGAATACGTTGAGGCGAGAATAGAGGAGGCCAGGGCCGAGGCGAGGCTGGCGGAGGAGATGTTGAGGCGGGAGCTCTACCAGAACGCGGCGAACAAGGCGTTTATGGCCCTCAAGGCGCTGGTCAGCGCTTTGGTCGTGTCGAGGCTCGACGCCTTGGCTAAAGACGGGAAGAGGCGGGAGTGGTACGAGAGGGTCGGGTACGCCGCGCCTACTACGGGTCTGGTCAAGATCGCCAAGGACCTCGAGGCCCTAGGCATTAAGGGAATCGAGCCGGCCGTCAAGACAGCGTTGATGCTACATAGGTTCGCCTACAACGGCTTCGATCCCAACTTCGTCGACTACTCCGACGTCGACGAGGTGGTCTCCGACATCAGGCAGGTTCTCGACTTCGTCGAGAGGGCCGTCCAGCAGATCGCGGGGCCCGACGGCGGGGGACGTTAA
- a CDS encoding HEPN domain-containing protein, whose translation MEPLDCEEYDRWIKQAEYTYRSIEGDMGLQAYAWACFKAQQAAEFAIKALLRALGKPAFGHNLVALFNELSGLCGGVAERLKFCVGYLDKMYVTPRYPDALAEGVPYERYTREEAVEAAECARALIDWVKGCSPCRSTR comes from the coding sequence GTGGAGCCTCTCGACTGCGAGGAGTACGACAGGTGGATTAAGCAGGCGGAGTACACGTACAGATCGATAGAGGGCGACATGGGGCTTCAGGCATACGCGTGGGCTTGCTTCAAGGCGCAACAGGCGGCCGAGTTCGCCATCAAAGCGCTTCTGAGGGCCCTCGGCAAGCCCGCCTTCGGCCACAACCTGGTCGCGTTGTTCAACGAGCTCTCGGGCCTCTGCGGCGGCGTCGCCGAGAGGCTCAAGTTCTGCGTCGGCTATTTAGACAAGATGTACGTCACGCCGCGTTACCCCGACGCCTTGGCTGAGGGCGTCCCGTACGAGCGGTATACCCGCGAAGAGGCGGTCGAGGCGGCCGAATGCGCCCGGGCCCTAATCGATTGGGTGAAGGGGTGTTCGCCGTGCCGATCGACGAGGTGA
- a CDS encoding thiolase domain-containing protein has translation MRVGIAGVGWFGFQPEVVDYSFREMMFKAAQRAYEDAGGLDPRKDVDAFISCQEDFWEGISISDEFAPDPVGGAMKAVYTVTGDGLQCVGQAYMMIKSGLFDVVVVESHGKPSDVVTLNEVMFTATDPISVRPLGLENVHALAALEARSYMAKYGVEEGHLEAVVEKAHRAGAKNPRAVYASPGRSRASTPTVVDPLKEADIAKFVDAAVVVVLASDRVVRDFTDTPVWVDGVWWSTEISTLEYHDWAFPHHAREAADGAYMQAKIADPAKEVGFAEVDNRYSFKELQHIEALRLAPKGTAKDLLVDGAFCPGGRLPVNLSGGALAEGVPFEVHGLARLSYAVAVMRGDFKAEVDRRDVAVVHSWRGVPTTTSVVAVLRL, from the coding sequence ATGAGGGTAGGGATTGCAGGTGTGGGCTGGTTCGGGTTCCAGCCCGAAGTTGTCGACTACTCGTTCCGCGAAATGATGTTCAAGGCGGCGCAGAGGGCTTACGAGGACGCCGGCGGGCTCGACCCGCGTAAAGACGTGGACGCGTTTATCTCGTGCCAAGAGGACTTCTGGGAGGGCATATCCATATCCGACGAGTTCGCGCCCGATCCTGTCGGCGGCGCGATGAAGGCGGTGTACACCGTGACTGGCGACGGGCTTCAGTGCGTGGGGCAGGCATATATGATGATCAAGTCTGGCCTTTTCGACGTCGTTGTGGTCGAGTCTCATGGAAAGCCCTCCGACGTCGTCACGCTCAACGAGGTTATGTTCACAGCCACGGATCCCATCTCCGTGCGGCCTCTGGGGCTGGAGAACGTACACGCATTGGCGGCCTTGGAGGCCAGGTCCTACATGGCTAAGTACGGCGTCGAGGAGGGGCACCTAGAGGCTGTGGTGGAGAAGGCCCATAGGGCCGGCGCCAAAAACCCCCGCGCCGTATACGCATCGCCGGGCAGATCGAGAGCGTCTACTCCCACCGTGGTGGATCCCCTAAAAGAGGCCGACATAGCCAAGTTCGTAGACGCCGCCGTCGTCGTAGTGCTGGCCTCCGACAGAGTAGTTAGGGACTTCACCGACACACCCGTGTGGGTGGATGGGGTCTGGTGGTCTACGGAGATCTCAACTCTGGAGTACCACGACTGGGCTTTTCCGCACCACGCCAGGGAGGCAGCCGACGGCGCGTATATGCAGGCCAAAATCGCGGATCCCGCCAAGGAGGTGGGCTTCGCCGAGGTGGACAACCGATACAGCTTCAAGGAGCTCCAGCACATCGAGGCTCTTAGGCTGGCCCCTAAGGGAACCGCCAAGGATCTGTTGGTGGACGGCGCCTTCTGTCCCGGCGGGAGATTGCCCGTAAATCTCAGCGGGGGAGCTCTGGCCGAGGGCGTTCCCTTCGAGGTGCACGGACTGGCGAGGCTGAGCTACGCCGTCGCCGTCATGAGAGGCGACTTTAAGGCGGAGGTAGATAGGCGGGATGTGGCGGTGGTGCACAGCTGGAGAGGCGTCCCCACCACTACAAGTGTCGTGGCTGTGCTGAGGCTATGA
- a CDS encoding nucleotidyltransferase domain-containing protein, whose product MPIDEVIRARLLEREAVVDELRRYAERLRERLGKVTVILYGSYARGDFNLWSDVDAVVVSERFAGVDFVVRCVELSDAPPRLEPICWTPEEALKALAKPWWREALRGAVVIVDDYGIARLLEA is encoded by the coding sequence GTGCCGATCGACGAGGTGATAAGGGCGAGGCTTCTGGAGAGGGAGGCCGTCGTGGACGAGCTGAGGCGGTACGCGGAGAGGCTTAGGGAGAGGCTGGGCAAGGTGACTGTCATCCTCTACGGCTCCTACGCGAGGGGCGACTTCAACCTCTGGAGCGACGTCGACGCGGTGGTGGTCTCGGAGCGCTTCGCCGGCGTGGACTTCGTGGTGAGGTGCGTGGAGCTCTCCGACGCGCCGCCTAGGCTGGAGCCCATATGCTGGACTCCCGAGGAGGCTCTGAAAGCCCTAGCCAAGCCCTGGTGGCGCGAGGCCCTCCGCGGCGCGGTCGTCATAGTGGACGACTACGGGATAGCGAGGCTTCTGGAGGCGTAA
- a CDS encoding sodium:solute symporter family protein produces MIFTQLDYAIFFAIVGLTVAAGFLGSRWRAPDFSKIAEWTLGGRKFGTVIVWFLMGADIYTAYSLISVPGAAYSLGGFILYSAVYGSVSYPFLYIVATKFYRIAKRHGFITAGDYVKYRFNSDLAALLVSLTGIIAMLPYIALQIVGISYVLNAMGFPVLPSYAIAYLIVAAFVALSGLRGPALSSLIKDVVLWAVILTVVIYIGTNLGGFGPVFAQLGPSHYLIPNKLMVGYITLALGSGISWMLFPNLLVGLLGSKSEDVIKRNSIFLPVYQVWLIFLAIMGLVALAQNLVPNGVSSLAFPSVLETYFPTSFVVLAFAGIVIGSMVPAGLQSLSAASLITRNIYVAFINRNASEKQQVFWSRIFVFVVIIASLIFAMVPAASGLIFFLLTFSYAWLLQTLPAVILSMYWRSLDKYSVILGWLAGTVLVTYGLFTVGFSGSLLPWFYNIYVGILGLAVNLAVLLMAHVVVRSLKMPIYAPQDLE; encoded by the coding sequence ATGATCTTCACTCAGCTCGACTACGCCATATTCTTCGCCATTGTTGGCTTGACAGTAGCGGCGGGGTTCCTCGGGAGCAGGTGGAGGGCGCCCGACTTCTCGAAGATAGCCGAGTGGACGCTCGGCGGCAGAAAATTCGGCACAGTGATAGTGTGGTTCTTAATGGGCGCCGACATATACACGGCATATTCGCTGATCTCGGTGCCCGGCGCCGCCTACTCGTTGGGCGGCTTCATATTGTACTCGGCAGTATATGGCTCCGTGTCCTACCCCTTCCTCTACATCGTGGCGACTAAGTTCTACAGAATCGCGAAGCGGCACGGCTTCATAACGGCCGGCGACTACGTCAAGTACAGGTTTAACAGCGACTTGGCCGCTTTGCTGGTCTCGCTTACGGGGATTATTGCCATGTTGCCCTATATTGCCCTCCAGATAGTCGGGATAAGCTATGTCCTAAACGCGATGGGCTTTCCAGTCCTTCCAAGCTACGCGATAGCTTACCTAATAGTGGCCGCGTTTGTTGCTCTGAGCGGCTTGAGAGGGCCGGCCCTCAGCTCATTAATAAAGGACGTGGTGTTGTGGGCTGTCATACTGACTGTGGTGATATATATCGGCACCAATCTGGGCGGCTTCGGGCCCGTGTTCGCCCAGCTGGGGCCATCGCATTATCTGATACCGAACAAGCTAATGGTGGGCTACATTACTCTGGCTTTGGGTAGCGGCATATCCTGGATGCTCTTCCCGAACCTTCTGGTGGGTCTGTTGGGCTCCAAGAGCGAAGACGTGATAAAGAGAAACTCGATATTCCTGCCGGTCTACCAAGTCTGGTTGATCTTCTTGGCGATCATGGGCCTCGTCGCGCTCGCCCAGAACCTAGTGCCCAACGGCGTGTCGAGCCTTGCTTTCCCCTCCGTGCTGGAGACCTACTTCCCCACGAGCTTCGTCGTGTTGGCCTTCGCCGGGATAGTTATAGGCAGCATGGTGCCGGCCGGCCTACAGAGCCTCAGTGCGGCCAGCCTAATAACTAGAAATATATATGTTGCATTTATAAATAGAAATGCCTCAGAAAAACAACAAGTGTTCTGGTCCAGGATATTTGTCTTCGTGGTGATAATCGCGTCCCTGATATTCGCCATGGTGCCTGCCGCAAGCGGCTTGATATTCTTCCTATTGACTTTCTCCTATGCCTGGCTCCTCCAGACGTTGCCGGCCGTCATACTCTCCATGTACTGGCGTAGCTTGGACAAATACAGCGTGATACTGGGCTGGCTCGCCGGCACTGTATTAGTGACCTACGGCCTATTCACTGTGGGGTTTTCCGGATCTCTACTGCCCTGGTTCTACAACATCTACGTGGGCATACTAGGCTTGGCGGTTAACCTAGCTGTTCTGTTGATGGCCCACGTAGTTGTTAGGTCGCTCAAGATGCCGATATACGCCCCGCAGGACCTAGAATAA
- the acs gene encoding acetate--CoA ligase, which yields MSTGQDLEVKLPFDTYVSNERYKAGPEAIKAYWELHRRTVEDIEGYWASIARELEWFRPWEKVLDASNPPFYKWFVGGELNLSYLAIDRHVKTWRKNKLALIWEGEPVDQTGYPTDRRKFTYYDLWREVNRVACMLHCNFGIGKGDHVALYMPMIPEVLIAILAIWRIGAVHTTIFSGFSADALADRLADFKPRMIITTDGFWRRGKVVRLKDIVDKALEKAPGAEAVLVVRRLGLNDVPMTEGRDWFWEDSLRGVKQNAYVEPLPVKSEDPSHILYTSGTTGKPKGIVHDTGGFAVSIYADMKQIFAVRDDEVYWCTGDIGWGTGAWYVAFGPFLMGLTQVMYEGAPDFPQPDRWWSIIERYGVNVFFTSPTAIRMFMRYGEEWPRKHDLSTLRAIFTVGEPQNPEAFWWMYRVLGNEKIFVGSTWGMTETAAVPLDIAPGFYLLPMKPGTNGPPRPGYDIDVVDDKGNPLPPGVRGYLVIRKPWPGILHGIYGDPERYIKTYWSRFPGMFYAGDYAIKDKDGYIWVLGRADEVIKVAGHRLGTYELESALISHPAVAEAAVIGIPDPIKGEVPIAFVIPREGAKADDALRKELRDHVRKTIGPIAEPAQIYFVTKLPKTRSGKIMRRVLKAIVVGGQIGDLTTLEDETSVDEVKRAFEEMKREIAGQTTP from the coding sequence ATGTCGACCGGCCAGGATCTCGAAGTGAAGCTCCCCTTCGATACATATGTCTCCAATGAGCGATATAAAGCAGGCCCCGAGGCTATAAAGGCCTACTGGGAGCTCCATAGACGCACCGTCGAGGACATAGAGGGCTACTGGGCCTCCATCGCTAGGGAGCTTGAGTGGTTTAGGCCTTGGGAGAAGGTTCTTGACGCCTCTAATCCGCCGTTTTATAAGTGGTTTGTTGGGGGTGAGCTGAACCTCTCCTATCTGGCTATTGATAGGCATGTCAAGACTTGGCGTAAGAACAAGCTGGCGCTGATATGGGAAGGAGAGCCGGTAGACCAGACAGGATACCCCACAGACAGGAGAAAATTCACCTACTACGACCTATGGAGAGAAGTAAACAGAGTGGCTTGCATGCTCCACTGCAACTTCGGGATAGGCAAGGGCGACCACGTGGCGTTGTATATGCCCATGATCCCCGAGGTGTTGATAGCTATACTCGCGATATGGCGCATCGGCGCGGTCCACACCACGATATTCTCCGGCTTCTCGGCAGACGCGTTGGCGGATAGGCTTGCGGACTTCAAGCCCAGGATGATCATAACGACGGACGGCTTCTGGAGGAGGGGGAAGGTAGTGAGGCTTAAGGATATCGTGGACAAGGCTCTGGAGAAGGCGCCTGGGGCCGAGGCCGTCCTGGTTGTGAGGAGGCTCGGCCTCAACGACGTGCCCATGACGGAGGGCAGAGACTGGTTCTGGGAGGACTCTCTGAGGGGCGTGAAGCAGAACGCCTACGTAGAGCCGTTGCCCGTAAAGAGCGAGGACCCCTCCCACATACTCTACACGTCGGGCACTACAGGGAAGCCCAAGGGCATAGTCCACGACACGGGCGGCTTCGCCGTGTCCATATACGCAGACATGAAGCAGATATTCGCGGTGAGGGACGACGAGGTCTACTGGTGCACCGGCGACATAGGATGGGGCACCGGCGCCTGGTACGTGGCCTTCGGCCCGTTCTTGATGGGGCTCACCCAGGTGATGTACGAGGGCGCTCCCGACTTCCCGCAGCCCGACCGCTGGTGGTCGATAATTGAGAGGTACGGCGTCAACGTGTTCTTCACCTCGCCGACGGCTATACGTATGTTCATGCGCTACGGAGAGGAGTGGCCCAGGAAGCACGACCTGTCAACTCTCAGGGCCATATTTACCGTGGGCGAGCCCCAGAACCCCGAGGCCTTCTGGTGGATGTACAGAGTCTTGGGCAACGAGAAGATATTCGTGGGCTCCACGTGGGGCATGACGGAGACCGCGGCAGTGCCGTTGGACATAGCTCCCGGCTTCTATCTGCTCCCAATGAAGCCCGGCACGAACGGCCCGCCGAGGCCCGGCTACGACATAGACGTCGTCGACGACAAGGGCAACCCGTTGCCGCCGGGGGTCAGAGGCTACCTCGTAATAAGGAAGCCGTGGCCTGGGATACTCCACGGGATATACGGCGATCCAGAGCGCTATATTAAGACTTACTGGAGTAGGTTTCCGGGTATGTTCTATGCTGGGGATTACGCGATTAAGGATAAGGACGGCTATATCTGGGTGTTGGGGAGAGCCGACGAGGTGATTAAAGTCGCCGGACACCGCCTAGGCACCTACGAGCTAGAGTCAGCCCTCATATCCCACCCAGCAGTAGCGGAGGCAGCAGTAATAGGCATACCAGACCCAATAAAGGGAGAAGTACCCATAGCGTTCGTGATACCTAGGGAGGGGGCCAAGGCGGACGACGCGTTGAGGAAGGAGTTGAGAGACCACGTCAGGAAGACCATAGGCCCCATCGCCGAGCCGGCCCAGATATACTTCGTCACGAAGCTCCCCAAGACGCGCTCCGGCAAGATAATGAGGCGCGTGTTGAAGGCCATAGTTGTGGGCGGCCAGATCGGGGACTTGACCACTTTGGAGGACGAGACGTCGGTGGACGAGGTCAAGAGGGCGTTCGAGGAGATGAAAAGAGAAATAGCCGGGCAGACAACCCCTTAA
- a CDS encoding M20 family metallopeptidase has protein sequence MGDSKADQLSELTASLVRIDTTNPPGDVTKAAEYIKEWLAKRGFSAKIYEYQRGKPNVVARVGSGKPVLILNGHTDVVPPGDVGKWTVPPFSGKIVEGRIYGRGSTDMKGGLAVIMAAFADIAPAVEKAGAGSLVLAATADEEVGGHAGVEALVKDGVLSGDAAIVAEPSGPDKYCIGEKGLSQVKLVARGKPAHGSLPLLGENAIVKLIKAVEEASKIVDEINRGIALPRDLAEAVENSARLYLESALRSGLRLSEEDFRKVIGSVSFNPGVIRGGSKINMVPDYAELELDMRVPPGVSPKDVVERLRKGLAGLAEVEAIDTSEPNYTPSGERIVGLVREGIAAQGMRPKPIIMTGATDGRYLRMRGIPTVIYGPGELTLAHTYDEYVSVEDLVLTYNTIIYTIKKYFNIS, from the coding sequence ATGGGAGACAGTAAGGCCGACCAACTGTCGGAGCTCACGGCTTCGCTCGTCCGCATAGACACGACGAATCCGCCGGGCGATGTGACCAAGGCCGCCGAGTACATAAAGGAGTGGCTGGCGAAGAGGGGCTTTTCGGCAAAGATCTACGAATACCAGAGGGGGAAGCCCAACGTGGTGGCGCGCGTCGGCTCGGGGAAACCCGTCCTAATACTGAACGGACACACCGACGTCGTCCCGCCGGGCGACGTGGGCAAGTGGACCGTCCCGCCGTTCTCGGGCAAGATCGTCGAGGGGCGGATCTACGGGAGGGGCTCCACCGACATGAAGGGAGGGCTCGCCGTGATTATGGCCGCGTTCGCAGACATCGCCCCAGCCGTGGAGAAGGCCGGCGCCGGCTCTCTGGTGCTGGCGGCGACGGCGGACGAGGAGGTCGGCGGCCACGCCGGCGTCGAGGCCTTGGTCAAGGACGGCGTGTTGTCGGGCGACGCCGCGATAGTCGCAGAGCCCTCGGGCCCGGACAAGTACTGCATAGGCGAGAAGGGCCTTAGCCAAGTCAAGCTGGTGGCTAGAGGCAAGCCGGCCCACGGCAGCCTCCCCCTGTTGGGCGAAAACGCCATAGTGAAGCTGATTAAGGCCGTCGAGGAGGCCTCGAAGATAGTCGACGAGATAAATAGGGGCATCGCCCTGCCCCGCGATCTGGCCGAGGCAGTGGAGAATTCGGCGAGGCTGTATCTTGAGAGCGCCTTGAGGAGCGGCTTGAGGCTCAGCGAGGAGGACTTCAGAAAAGTCATCGGCTCTGTGTCGTTCAACCCAGGCGTGATAAGGGGCGGCTCCAAGATAAACATGGTGCCCGACTACGCCGAGCTGGAGCTCGACATGAGGGTCCCGCCCGGCGTATCGCCGAAAGACGTCGTGGAGCGGCTGAGGAAAGGCTTGGCGGGCCTCGCCGAGGTCGAGGCCATAGACACCAGCGAGCCCAACTATACGCCCTCCGGCGAGAGGATAGTCGGGCTCGTGCGCGAGGGGATCGCGGCCCAGGGGATGCGGCCGAAGCCGATAATAATGACAGGCGCGACCGACGGCAGATACCTCAGAATGAGGGGCATACCGACCGTGATATACGGCCCCGGCGAGCTGACGCTGGCACACACTTACGACGAATATGTCTCTGTAGAGGATCTAGTACTTACATATAACACAATAATATATACTATTAAGAAATATTTTAATATATCTTAA
- a CDS encoding CoA transferase — protein MAKYRAVELAVLYPGPLAGRLLAEWGFDVVKVEPPGGDPMRAYSPTLYRLLNEGKEVVVLDLKTEEGRRGLYDLVKGADAVLTSFRPAAAERLGASYEQLSKVNPSITYVAVTGYESSNAPGHDINFAAVAGHLRDAPPIPQGVDVATGLMAAFAAAASIAAGRPGYFEISMERVAYLLNLLNFAQIADGKAPQLTGGYPHYNVYSCAGGRVALGAVEPKFWERFCDLLGRPDLKARMLDPAAVAEVEGETSRRSCAELLRRAEELDVPLSLVRPLEDALRSVDLGRLLSRSSWAKR, from the coding sequence ATGGCCAAGTACAGAGCTGTCGAGCTGGCCGTGCTCTACCCGGGCCCCCTAGCCGGGAGGCTGTTGGCCGAGTGGGGGTTCGACGTTGTGAAGGTGGAGCCGCCGGGCGGCGACCCCATGAGGGCCTACAGCCCGACGCTTTACCGACTGCTCAACGAGGGCAAGGAGGTCGTCGTCCTCGACCTAAAGACGGAGGAGGGCAGGCGGGGCTTGTACGACCTCGTGAAGGGGGCCGACGCCGTTCTGACGAGCTTCAGGCCGGCGGCCGCCGAGAGGCTCGGCGCGTCCTACGAACAGCTCAGCAAGGTGAACCCCTCGATAACCTACGTGGCGGTGACCGGCTACGAGTCGTCCAACGCGCCGGGCCACGACATAAACTTCGCGGCGGTTGCGGGACATTTAAGGGACGCGCCGCCGATCCCGCAAGGCGTCGACGTGGCGACGGGCCTCATGGCCGCGTTCGCGGCCGCCGCCTCGATAGCCGCAGGTCGGCCTGGCTACTTTGAGATCTCGATGGAGCGCGTGGCCTATCTCCTGAACCTCCTCAACTTCGCCCAGATTGCCGACGGCAAGGCGCCGCAACTCACCGGCGGATATCCACACTACAACGTCTACAGCTGCGCGGGCGGCCGGGTGGCGCTGGGCGCTGTTGAGCCCAAGTTCTGGGAGCGGTTCTGCGACCTCCTGGGGAGGCCCGACCTCAAGGCCAGGATGCTCGACCCGGCGGCCGTTGCCGAGGTGGAGGGCGAAACCTCGCGCAGGTCCTGCGCCGAGCTGTTGAGGCGGGCGGAGGAGCTGGACGTGCCCCTATCCCTCGTGAGGCCGTTGGAGGACGCTCTTAGGTCGGTGGACTTGGGGAGGCTCCTATCGAGAAGTAGCTGGGCTAAGCGGTGA
- a CDS encoding AMP-binding protein, whose translation MEVWRPERNHLENSNVAKYMSIHGFKTLEEFIAYTYEKPDEFWASFDREILRLRWYEEYGKVLDLSRGVQWPRWFVGGRINIADQLDDSADPLVKWEGEDGTTAIWSYSEVLYKARAVASWLKRNGLEKGDRVAVFMPMVPEIVPVMLGAIRAGGIIVPLFSGFGKEAIRVRLEDSEAKFVFASDVSYRRGKEIDMLSELKAGLTQSVRHVVVHERAGRPSGYVPLSDVFRTGGDYVERASSEDPVMIIYTSGTTGKPKGTVHTHDGFPIKAAADVYFHFDIGRGDTLSWVTDMGWMMGPWMVFAAYLLRGSMAFFEGAPDYPKDRLWRFVERFRVKSLGLAATLTRYLRSIGASAEPGQLDRLEAFGNTGEPIDVESWLWLYKMGRGRIPIINYSGGTEISGGILGCYVVKPIKPSSFNGASIGTKAAVFAEDGRPAPPGVEGELVVLSVWPGMTRGFWRDPQRYLDTYWSKWPGVWAHGDAAMVDQDGYFYILGRADDTIKVAGKRLGPAEIETVLNAHPAVAESACIGVPHEVKGEVPICFVVLKPGYEPSEALRRELIKLTEEALGKAFGAVEDIKFVKMLPKTRNAKIMRRVIRAVYLGRNPGDLSALENPDAIEEIKRAV comes from the coding sequence ATGGAGGTCTGGAGACCCGAAAGAAACCACCTAGAAAATTCTAATGTTGCTAAATATATGTCTATTCACGGCTTCAAAACTCTCGAAGAGTTCATTGCCTATACCTACGAGAAACCCGACGAGTTTTGGGCTTCCTTCGACCGCGAAATACTGAGGCTTAGGTGGTACGAGGAGTACGGAAAGGTTCTGGATCTCTCGCGGGGGGTCCAGTGGCCGCGGTGGTTTGTAGGGGGGCGTATAAACATAGCCGACCAGCTAGACGACTCGGCGGATCCCTTGGTCAAATGGGAGGGGGAGGACGGCACTACGGCGATCTGGAGCTACTCGGAGGTGCTCTACAAGGCCAGGGCCGTGGCTAGCTGGCTCAAACGCAACGGCTTGGAGAAGGGGGACCGCGTCGCGGTCTTTATGCCCATGGTGCCCGAGATAGTGCCGGTCATGCTGGGCGCCATAAGGGCTGGCGGCATAATAGTGCCTCTCTTCAGCGGCTTCGGCAAGGAGGCCATCAGAGTTAGGCTAGAGGACAGCGAGGCCAAGTTCGTCTTCGCCTCGGACGTGTCGTACCGCAGAGGTAAGGAGATAGACATGCTGTCGGAGCTCAAGGCCGGCCTAACGCAAAGCGTGAGGCACGTGGTGGTGCATGAGAGGGCCGGAAGGCCGAGCGGCTACGTCCCGCTCTCAGACGTGTTCAGGACGGGCGGGGACTACGTCGAGAGGGCATCTTCGGAGGACCCCGTCATGATCATCTACACCTCGGGCACCACCGGGAAGCCCAAGGGCACCGTCCACACACACGACGGATTCCCCATAAAGGCGGCCGCCGACGTCTATTTCCACTTCGACATAGGCAGAGGCGATACGTTGAGCTGGGTGACCGACATGGGCTGGATGATGGGGCCTTGGATGGTCTTCGCGGCGTACCTCCTCAGGGGCTCTATGGCGTTCTTCGAGGGGGCTCCCGACTACCCCAAGGACAGGCTGTGGCGCTTTGTGGAGAGGTTTAGGGTCAAGTCGTTAGGCCTCGCCGCAACTCTCACTAGGTATCTCAGAAGCATAGGCGCGTCGGCGGAGCCCGGGCAGTTAGACCGTCTTGAGGCGTTCGGCAACACAGGCGAGCCCATAGACGTCGAGAGCTGGCTCTGGCTGTACAAGATGGGCAGGGGGAGGATACCTATAATAAACTACTCGGGCGGCACGGAGATCTCGGGAGGCATATTGGGCTGCTACGTGGTCAAGCCCATAAAGCCGAGCTCCTTCAACGGCGCCAGCATAGGCACCAAGGCCGCGGTCTTCGCCGAGGACGGCAGGCCGGCTCCTCCGGGCGTGGAGGGAGAGCTGGTCGTCCTGTCGGTGTGGCCCGGCATGACTAGGGGCTTCTGGAGGGATCCGCAACGCTATCTGGATACGTACTGGAGCAAGTGGCCCGGCGTGTGGGCCCACGGCGACGCCGCCATGGTCGACCAAGACGGCTACTTCTACATCTTGGGGAGGGCCGACGACACTATAAAGGTGGCTGGGAAGCGTCTGGGCCCCGCCGAGATTGAGACCGTCCTCAACGCCCACCCCGCCGTGGCTGAGTCCGCCTGTATAGGCGTCCCCCACGAGGTCAAGGGCGAGGTCCCCATATGTTTCGTGGTGCTGAAGCCGGGCTACGAGCCCAGCGAGGCCTTGAGGCGCGAGCTCATAAAGCTCACCGAGGAGGCTTTGGGGAAGGCCTTCGGCGCGGTGGAGGATATAAAGTTTGTCAAGATGTTGCCGAAGACGCGCAACGCCAAGATCATGAGGAGGGTCATAAGGGCCGTCTACCTAGGCCGCAACCCCGGCGATCTGTCGGCCTTGGAGAACCCCGACGCCATCGAGGAGATCAAGAGGGCGGTATAA